A portion of the Acidisarcina polymorpha genome contains these proteins:
- a CDS encoding chemotaxis protein CheX produces MLNQNTRDKQSAQNEFLDLSVAEVFQLMMDVSCVPVLASAISPPSDTETTEGVTAIIGLAGKLSGACVLRMPETVALKLAELMVGTPMTHFDRTVKDALGEVCNMLAGTWKGKQAEFAATCMLSVPAVISGSDYEFHLPRPAFHTQRTYCFVGQLFTFSIDCQGL; encoded by the coding sequence ATGCTGAACCAAAATACACGCGACAAGCAGTCGGCACAAAACGAATTTCTCGACCTCTCGGTTGCCGAGGTCTTTCAGTTAATGATGGACGTCTCTTGTGTCCCAGTCCTTGCCTCAGCGATATCGCCCCCGTCCGACACCGAGACGACGGAAGGAGTTACCGCGATCATCGGTCTAGCCGGGAAGTTAAGCGGAGCTTGCGTCCTGCGAATGCCGGAGACGGTCGCGCTGAAGCTGGCTGAGTTGATGGTAGGAACACCCATGACCCACTTTGATCGAACGGTAAAAGACGCTCTCGGGGAGGTTTGCAATATGCTTGCCGGAACGTGGAAGGGTAAGCAGGCGGAGTTTGCCGCGACCTGCATGCTTTCCGTCCCGGCCGTCATCTCTGGTTCGGACTACGAATTTCACCTTCCGAGGCCGGCATTTCACACCCAGCGAACGTATTGCTTTGTTGGTCAACTGTTTACTTTTTCTATAGATTGTCAGGGGCTTTAA
- a CDS encoding response regulator produces the protein MREIKALIVDDSSVMRKIVERALRQAGVQLSTVLEASSGTEGLEVLRREKVQLILSDINMPMMDGLEFLRALRGQKLAEGVPVVMITTESSEEHVRQAIMAGAQGYLRKPFTADQVKERVLPLVE, from the coding sequence ATGCGCGAGATAAAGGCACTTATCGTAGACGACTCGTCAGTCATGCGTAAAATCGTTGAGCGCGCGTTGCGCCAGGCAGGCGTACAACTGAGCACGGTGCTTGAAGCTTCAAGCGGCACCGAGGGGCTGGAGGTGCTGCGCCGGGAAAAGGTGCAGCTGATCTTGTCCGACATTAACATGCCGATGATGGATGGCCTCGAGTTCCTTCGCGCTTTGCGTGGTCAAAAGTTGGCTGAAGGCGTACCGGTGGTGATGATCACTACCGAGAGCAGCGAGGAGCATGTGCGTCAAGCAATCATGGCCGGAGCACAAGGTTACCTAAGGAAACCATTTACCGCCGACCAGGTGAAGGAACGCGTATTGCCATTAGTCGAGTAG
- a CDS encoding FliM/FliN family flagellar motor switch protein, whose amino-acid sequence MSMFIASWLKVAAEVLEAEFSQSFNLLPGAAIPPGASTMTLMVDLAGDWSGTFTVTADETALATLFAQLEKKDGSETRREPLNPEEVREEWQRIFRKTCVEAAAAFGRSTGKACEVAMISPESVPVGSEGMGYQLRAGKAKVALVVADLVAAEPARVEPPPAFAASSFQPLSAVPEANASPRGTEVVGPRDEMPGIDLLRDVELEASLRFGSREMALSDLLALGPGDVIQLNRAISDAVDLIIGDKIVARGEVVLVNGNFGLQVTEVAEPRKSLESIRCLF is encoded by the coding sequence ATGAGCATGTTTATAGCAAGCTGGTTGAAGGTGGCCGCCGAAGTTCTTGAGGCGGAATTTTCACAGAGCTTCAATCTATTACCGGGCGCTGCGATTCCCCCTGGCGCGTCGACCATGACTTTGATGGTCGATTTAGCAGGTGACTGGAGTGGGACGTTCACCGTCACCGCTGACGAGACCGCACTGGCGACACTGTTCGCGCAACTCGAAAAGAAGGATGGTTCGGAGACCCGGCGCGAGCCTCTGAACCCGGAGGAAGTGCGGGAGGAGTGGCAGCGCATCTTCCGGAAGACTTGCGTCGAAGCCGCGGCTGCTTTCGGCCGATCGACAGGTAAGGCTTGCGAAGTGGCGATGATTTCCCCCGAATCGGTACCAGTTGGCAGCGAAGGCATGGGATATCAATTGCGAGCCGGTAAGGCAAAGGTGGCGCTGGTTGTTGCTGATCTGGTTGCGGCTGAGCCCGCCCGAGTTGAACCGCCACCAGCTTTTGCAGCAAGTTCCTTTCAGCCGCTTTCCGCTGTTCCCGAAGCAAACGCGTCTCCCCGCGGGACGGAAGTAGTTGGTCCACGCGATGAAATGCCAGGCATCGACCTGCTGCGCGATGTCGAGCTCGAAGCCTCGTTGCGCTTCGGATCAAGAGAGATGGCGCTGAGCGATCTCCTGGCGCTCGGACCGGGAGACGTGATCCAGTTGAATCGAGCCATCTCCGACGCCGTAGATCTGATCATTGGCGACAAGATTGTCGCGCGCGGGGAGGTAGTCTTGGTCAATGGCAACTTTGGTCTGCAGGTCACTGAAGTGGCAGAGCCTCGAAAGAGTTTGGAGAGCATCCGATGCCTGTTCTAG
- a CDS encoding FHIPEP family type III secretion protein produces MSTVALPAAASTPTLSRPATPAANPPETSAALNDVTSGLSTPAARSTVFGSWPQRLLKSSRDLVLPIAAISVVFVMLVPMPAVLLDVLLALSMAAAVLVFLSAVQVRRAVDFSVFPTLLLLLTLFRLSLNIASSRRILLHGGEGTAAAGSVIEAFGQFVVGGNYVA; encoded by the coding sequence ATGAGCACTGTCGCACTACCCGCTGCCGCATCCACCCCCACCCTCTCTCGTCCGGCTACGCCGGCAGCCAACCCACCGGAGACTTCGGCCGCGCTCAACGATGTGACTTCCGGGCTATCCACCCCAGCCGCCAGGTCTACGGTTTTCGGCAGTTGGCCGCAGCGGCTGTTGAAGTCGAGCCGGGACTTGGTGCTTCCCATTGCCGCCATTAGTGTGGTTTTTGTCATGCTGGTCCCCATGCCGGCGGTACTGCTTGATGTGCTGCTGGCGCTTTCGATGGCGGCGGCGGTGTTGGTGTTTCTCTCGGCCGTCCAGGTGAGACGAGCAGTGGATTTTTCCGTATTCCCAACACTGCTGCTCCTGCTGACGCTTTTCCGACTCTCGTTGAACATCGCCTCGAGTCGCAGAATTCTACTCCATGGAGGAGAAGGAACGGCAGCCGCAGGCAGTGTCATCGAGGCATTTGGACAGTTCGTGGTGGGCGGAAACTATGTGGCATGA
- a CDS encoding EscU/YscU/HrcU family type III secretion system export apparatus switch protein, whose protein sequence is MSKQELRDEYKESEGNPQIRGRIRNLQRQMRARMIRSDVAKASVVITNPTHYAVALTFDFATMDAPRVLVKGRNLVAEQIKTEARWAGIPIVENPPLARSLYRSVEAGQAIPFELFAAVAGILAYLYRQKVEDRARQQVLRRATPPPWPFSPVSGKPDVKEPGTS, encoded by the coding sequence ATGAGCAAGCAAGAGTTGCGGGACGAATATAAGGAATCGGAGGGCAATCCCCAAATCCGAGGACGTATCCGCAATCTGCAAAGACAGATGCGTGCGCGCATGATCCGGTCCGATGTCGCCAAAGCGTCGGTGGTCATCACCAATCCGACTCACTATGCGGTCGCGCTGACCTTCGATTTTGCCACCATGGACGCACCCCGGGTTCTAGTGAAGGGAAGAAATTTGGTTGCCGAACAGATCAAGACGGAGGCCCGATGGGCGGGTATTCCCATCGTCGAGAACCCTCCGTTGGCACGTTCACTCTATCGCTCCGTAGAGGCAGGACAAGCGATTCCATTTGAACTCTTCGCTGCTGTGGCTGGCATTCTCGCTTATCTTTACCGCCAGAAAGTCGAGGACCGGGCGCGCCAACAAGTGCTCCGCCGAGCGACTCCGCCTCCGTGGCCCTTTTCGCCAGTGAGCGGTAAACCGGATGTAAAGGAACCCGGAACGAGCTAG
- a CDS encoding EscU/YscU/HrcU family type III secretion system export apparatus switch protein, giving the protein MAGERTEQASPRRRQKAREQGDSPHSRELLAASVTLAGSLTLGAIAPAWLTGWMSAFQRLMGMAETPAWRGKGGIAAVLELRGASVAVMLPVISVMLACVGAALTAGIIQGGGVRFFAPVLQPKWTRLDPIANLKNLFSLRSGARLFKTLLPVAVLSVLAWGQLMHQAEFPVFSVARMPEVMGGAYALLVNAAWILCVWSAVDF; this is encoded by the coding sequence ATGGCCGGAGAACGCACGGAACAGGCCAGCCCGCGAAGGCGGCAGAAGGCTCGGGAGCAGGGTGATAGCCCTCATAGCCGTGAGCTTTTGGCGGCCTCCGTGACCTTAGCAGGCAGCTTGACGCTCGGCGCCATAGCTCCGGCCTGGCTGACCGGTTGGATGTCCGCTTTTCAGCGGTTAATGGGGATGGCCGAGACGCCAGCGTGGCGTGGCAAGGGAGGGATTGCCGCGGTTCTCGAATTACGCGGGGCTTCGGTCGCCGTGATGCTGCCCGTGATTTCGGTGATGTTGGCCTGTGTCGGTGCGGCGCTTACCGCTGGGATCATACAGGGCGGCGGTGTTCGATTCTTTGCTCCTGTTCTGCAGCCGAAATGGACGCGCCTGGATCCGATCGCCAACCTGAAGAATTTGTTCTCTCTTCGAAGTGGCGCCCGGCTCTTCAAGACCTTACTACCCGTCGCGGTACTGAGTGTGCTCGCGTGGGGACAGTTGATGCATCAGGCAGAGTTTCCGGTCTTCAGCGTGGCCCGGATGCCCGAGGTCATGGGTGGGGCTTATGCACTTCTGGTCAACGCTGCATGGATCCTCTGCGTCTGGTCCGCGGTCGACTTTTGA
- a CDS encoding flagellar biosynthetic protein FliR, with the protein MDSLIPNASLDWSSYLIAMVLVAVRLSGLLVFAPIFSSLAIAMRVKAIFLLALSVLLAPVVAAFPRAHLELGLGSIAGELTVGLLFGFLLSMVQEMLSFAGQVLGFQFSFSLVNLLDPNSSVQTPLLGQFFTLIGTLVLIAAGLDRVLVAALIRSFVDAPLGGVWLGAHTGLAVVGMAGGIFASALQMAAPALSATMLIEVTIALLGKISPQLPVLAITVPLKTIAGYVVLIGSLALWPRFIEARFSGLLDAAMKLLREGLTRP; encoded by the coding sequence ATGGATAGCCTGATACCGAACGCGAGCCTCGATTGGTCGAGTTATCTCATTGCGATGGTTCTGGTAGCAGTGCGGTTGAGTGGATTGCTGGTGTTTGCTCCGATCTTCTCTTCTCTGGCGATTGCCATGCGAGTGAAGGCGATCTTCCTGCTGGCCTTATCAGTATTGCTGGCGCCGGTGGTCGCCGCGTTTCCAAGGGCCCATCTCGAGCTCGGGCTCGGATCGATTGCGGGTGAATTAACCGTTGGCTTGCTATTCGGCTTTTTGTTGTCCATGGTGCAGGAGATGTTGTCGTTTGCTGGCCAGGTGTTGGGTTTTCAGTTCAGCTTTTCGCTCGTCAATCTGCTTGATCCGAACTCATCCGTCCAGACGCCGCTCTTGGGACAATTCTTTACCTTGATCGGCACACTAGTGCTGATCGCAGCCGGGCTGGATCGAGTGCTGGTAGCGGCATTAATTCGAAGCTTTGTGGATGCGCCGCTCGGTGGAGTCTGGCTGGGTGCGCATACCGGACTGGCTGTAGTGGGGATGGCGGGGGGAATCTTTGCCTCGGCCTTGCAAATGGCTGCGCCAGCATTGTCGGCAACCATGTTGATCGAGGTCACGATTGCGCTATTGGGGAAGATCTCCCCTCAGCTGCCGGTTCTGGCGATTACCGTTCCTCTCAAGACGATTGCGGGCTACGTAGTGCTGATCGGATCCTTGGCATTGTGGCCACGGTTCATCGAGGCCCGCTTTTCCGGATTGCTCGATGCGGCCATGAAATTACTGCGGGAAGGCCTTACGAGGCCGTAG
- a CDS encoding flagellar biosynthetic protein FliQ, which translates to MSTDQVAELMRQLLREAMILGGPVLLAASVTSFLLSLVQTLTSLQEQTLTTVPRLLIVVALMLIGMPWFLGRLVTYTVRLFCDFHRFLG; encoded by the coding sequence TTGTCGACCGATCAAGTAGCAGAGTTAATGCGCCAATTGCTGCGTGAGGCAATGATCTTGGGTGGGCCGGTATTGCTTGCCGCGAGCGTAACGAGTTTCTTGTTGAGCCTGGTTCAGACGCTGACTTCCCTCCAAGAACAAACGCTGACGACAGTTCCCCGGCTTTTGATAGTGGTCGCACTCATGCTGATCGGGATGCCCTGGTTCCTGGGGCGGCTGGTCACCTACACGGTGCGGCTGTTCTGCGACTTTCACCGTTTTCTTGGTTGA
- the fliP gene encoding flagellar type III secretion system pore protein FliP (The bacterial flagellar biogenesis protein FliP forms a type III secretion system (T3SS)-type pore required for flagellar assembly.) — protein sequence MTLLILFLAPAAKLSSFSGLESHISGNNAVPWNIVFTLTLLTILPALVLSMTPMVRLLVVFHFLRQALGTQTAPSNQTLIGLGLFMTWFLMQPVLTAVDQQAVEPYRLGQITGLSAIEKGMEPPRLYMLHYAREKDLELFASASLGVRPAKPEDLPLRVVVPAYMLSELKAGFQIGAVLFLPFLLVDLVVASITTSIGMFQLPPVVVSTPLKILLFVMVDGWNLLAGSLLKSF from the coding sequence ATGACGTTGCTGATATTGTTCCTAGCTCCGGCCGCAAAGCTGTCTTCCTTTTCCGGCCTTGAGTCCCATATCAGTGGCAACAATGCCGTGCCGTGGAATATTGTTTTCACTCTAACTCTGTTGACGATTCTGCCGGCACTGGTGCTTTCGATGACCCCAATGGTGCGGCTGCTGGTGGTCTTCCACTTTCTTCGTCAAGCGCTCGGGACCCAGACTGCCCCCAGCAATCAGACGCTGATCGGATTAGGCCTGTTCATGACCTGGTTCCTCATGCAGCCCGTCCTGACGGCTGTTGACCAGCAGGCAGTCGAGCCATATCGATTAGGGCAAATCACGGGGTTGAGTGCGATTGAAAAAGGAATGGAGCCGCCCCGCCTGTACATGCTTCATTACGCGCGGGAGAAGGACCTTGAGCTATTTGCGTCGGCTTCGCTTGGAGTTCGTCCGGCGAAGCCGGAAGACCTGCCATTGCGAGTCGTGGTGCCGGCTTACATGTTGTCTGAACTGAAGGCCGGTTTCCAGATTGGCGCGGTGCTCTTTCTCCCCTTCCTGCTGGTCGACCTGGTGGTGGCCTCTATCACCACTTCGATCGGCATGTTCCAGTTGCCGCCAGTGGTGGTCTCGACGCCGCTCAAGATCCTATTGTTTGTAATGGTGGATGGCTGGAACTTGCTGGCCGGCTCGCTGCTCAAGAGTTTTTGA
- a CDS encoding flagellar biosynthetic protein FliO, translated as MSRNDSSDFGTMPLQAAGEWAANLKRKCWPIWAMLMGRLSGRQAEQSQPLSISARLNLGAKKSLLVVGCGEHRFLVADSPESISAMIEIGSWQQALTGDRGGRPFIRTAQPNRVTTRRLRSRRRRLPLAVGPALPSLNDRMAL; from the coding sequence ATGAGCAGGAACGATTCCTCGGACTTCGGAACCATGCCTCTCCAAGCAGCAGGCGAGTGGGCAGCGAACCTCAAGCGAAAGTGTTGGCCGATTTGGGCGATGCTAATGGGGAGGCTCAGTGGACGGCAAGCCGAGCAATCGCAGCCCTTGTCAATCTCTGCCCGCTTAAATCTGGGAGCAAAGAAATCCCTGCTCGTGGTTGGCTGCGGAGAACACCGCTTTTTGGTGGCCGACAGTCCGGAGTCAATCTCGGCAATGATCGAAATTGGCTCTTGGCAGCAGGCGTTGACGGGCGATCGGGGTGGCCGCCCGTTCATCCGGACCGCGCAACCGAACCGGGTGACGACCCGCCGACTTCGGTCGCGAAGAAGGCGCTTGCCCCTGGCCGTCGGTCCAGCATTGCCTTCGCTCAATGATCGGATGGCGCTATGA
- a CDS encoding FliM/FliN family flagellar motor C-terminal domain-containing protein produces MMTERATAEDKAAGEEAGIAGVALLRPTGSHASDPPFDGRLQLARISGLPVQLDVRVPLPNFRVGDLMALAPGRVVPSAWPSTDDVPLTCGDVHLVWTEFEVVDQTLAVRVTRLV; encoded by the coding sequence ATGATGACCGAACGAGCGACAGCGGAAGATAAGGCGGCGGGGGAGGAGGCTGGTATTGCCGGTGTCGCCTTGTTGCGGCCAACCGGCAGCCATGCGTCCGATCCGCCCTTTGATGGAAGATTGCAATTGGCGCGGATCTCGGGACTTCCCGTTCAACTGGATGTCCGCGTTCCGCTTCCCAATTTCCGGGTAGGCGACCTGATGGCCCTCGCTCCGGGGAGAGTTGTTCCGTCGGCCTGGCCGAGTACCGACGATGTTCCTCTTACTTGCGGCGACGTTCACCTCGTCTGGACCGAGTTCGAGGTTGTCGACCAGACCTTGGCGGTCAGAGTCACGAGGCTGGTATGA